From Fibrobacter sp. UWB4, one genomic window encodes:
- the metF gene encoding methylenetetrahydrofolate reductase [NAD(P)H] — protein sequence MKIIDILKQDKMSLSFEVFPPKKETSFENVKAATEAIAKLNPAFMSVTYGAGGGVSQYTLEIAKNLKYNFNIPMLAHLTCISSTKETIHQRIEDMKAAGIKNVMALRGDLTPELIANGRGDCDYHHAVELIRELKAADADFCIGAACYPEKHPESANQADDIKHLKEKVEAGADFLTTQMVFDNNLFFSFLYKLRDAGVNCPVLPGIMPITNANQVERAIKLSGSFMPQRFKSLVDKFGSDPDAMKQAGIIYATDQIIDLYANGITNVHVYSMNKPDVAEGILKNVSAILGKNFAG from the coding sequence ATGAAGATTATCGACATCCTGAAGCAAGACAAGATGAGCCTCTCCTTCGAGGTGTTCCCGCCAAAGAAAGAAACGAGTTTTGAAAACGTTAAAGCAGCTACCGAAGCGATTGCAAAGCTTAACCCCGCATTCATGAGCGTCACATACGGCGCAGGCGGCGGCGTGAGCCAGTACACGCTCGAGATTGCGAAAAACCTCAAGTACAATTTCAACATTCCGATGCTTGCGCACCTCACTTGCATTTCGAGCACTAAGGAAACCATCCACCAGCGCATCGAAGACATGAAGGCTGCCGGCATCAAGAACGTGATGGCCCTCCGTGGCGACCTCACGCCAGAACTCATTGCAAACGGTCGTGGCGACTGCGACTACCACCACGCCGTCGAGCTTATCCGCGAACTCAAAGCCGCTGATGCCGATTTTTGCATTGGCGCCGCATGCTACCCCGAAAAGCACCCGGAAAGCGCGAACCAGGCCGATGATATCAAGCACCTCAAGGAAAAGGTCGAAGCAGGCGCAGACTTCCTCACCACACAGATGGTCTTCGACAACAACCTTTTCTTCAGCTTCCTTTACAAGCTCCGCGACGCAGGCGTGAACTGCCCGGTGCTCCCCGGCATCATGCCCATCACGAACGCAAACCAGGTCGAACGCGCCATCAAGCTTTCGGGTTCGTTCATGCCGCAGCGCTTCAAATCGCTCGTGGACAAGTTCGGTAGCGATCCGGACGCCATGAAGCAGGCCGGCATCATCTACGCCACCGACCAGATCATCGACCTCTACGCCAACGGCATCACGAACGTCCACGTCTATTCCATGAACAAGCCGGACGTCGCCGAAGGAATCCTCAAGAACGTCTCTGCCATCCTCGGCAAGAACTTTGCAGGGTAA
- a CDS encoding TlpA disulfide reductase family protein, with product MYMLIRIFSLIAFAAAMSFAQLAPEPQVADIKLMMDSTTNKPMKMDFSKHLSGISDPGILFSHFSNRPLLIYYFSPKCPHCQKHFPEIQNLIREYESKGLTGIAIGLNGGIKKNDIRLFIDQYHAVIPVFQDTDSKFGPAYGTGYIPVVYLVQKDGTFYRYETLNEANMNHLRATLNTILKK from the coding sequence ATGTATATGCTTATCCGCATTTTCAGTTTGATTGCTTTCGCTGCAGCAATGAGTTTCGCGCAGCTTGCACCAGAGCCACAGGTCGCCGACATCAAATTGATGATGGATTCTACAACAAACAAACCGATGAAGATGGACTTTTCCAAGCATCTTTCAGGTATCAGCGATCCAGGCATTCTGTTCAGCCACTTCAGCAACCGCCCATTGCTCATTTACTATTTCAGCCCGAAGTGCCCACATTGCCAAAAGCACTTCCCTGAAATCCAGAACCTTATCAGGGAATATGAATCCAAGGGACTTACGGGCATTGCCATCGGCCTGAATGGCGGTATCAAGAAGAACGATATCCGCTTGTTCATCGACCAGTACCACGCCGTCATCCCGGTGTTCCAGGATACAGACAGCAAGTTCGGGCCGGCCTACGGCACGGGCTACATCCCGGTCGTCTACCTCGTGCAAAAAGACGGCACGTTCTACCGTTACGAGACGCTCAACGAAGCGAACATGAACCACTTGCGCGCAACACTGAACACCATTTTGAAGAAGTAA
- the fliB gene encoding flagellin lysine-N-methylase yields the protein MLLRVPDFYDSFQCIAGKCTDTCCIGWEIDIDEKSAKRYNAIKGDIGDILRQNIVDGHFKLLPGDRCPFLRRDGLCDMICHLGEDSLCDICREHPRFVEVYGDIMEKGLGLCCEEAARLLFESKGTATSPIAFVEHEIDDIPDEIPEDAIEARDVIFNERNNLFAILANHDRPLNERLVELLDYAVETSGFDIPEAESPAFSITNKGISDNIHRSWIDLLGKGDSFGPAWSTAYKLVKQSSWSNTGASLYTETESEKIIAYLLFRYYGKSLFDGNNLTKVKFTLYFWIMLQKFGNILANATGATPSAKISAIKLLSKQTEYSEEIMDIFEQEFMENPAFSTHIFKRILKE from the coding sequence ATGCTTCTCCGTGTTCCTGATTTTTACGATTCATTCCAGTGCATCGCCGGTAAATGCACCGACACCTGCTGCATCGGCTGGGAAATAGACATCGACGAAAAAAGCGCAAAACGCTACAACGCCATCAAAGGCGACATCGGCGACATCCTTCGCCAAAACATCGTGGACGGACATTTCAAATTATTGCCCGGCGACCGCTGCCCATTTTTAAGACGGGACGGACTCTGCGACATGATTTGTCATCTTGGCGAAGACAGTCTTTGTGACATTTGCCGCGAACACCCGCGATTTGTCGAAGTCTACGGAGACATCATGGAAAAGGGGCTCGGTCTCTGCTGTGAAGAGGCCGCGCGACTGCTGTTCGAAAGCAAAGGAACAGCCACCTCGCCCATCGCATTTGTCGAGCACGAAATCGACGACATTCCGGACGAGATTCCCGAAGACGCGATCGAAGCCCGCGACGTCATTTTCAATGAAAGAAATAATTTATTCGCAATTCTCGCCAATCACGACCGTCCGCTGAATGAACGTCTCGTCGAGCTGCTTGATTACGCTGTAGAAACTAGCGGCTTCGACATCCCGGAAGCAGAAAGCCCCGCTTTCTCGATTACAAACAAAGGAATTTCAGACAACATCCACCGGTCGTGGATTGACCTTTTGGGCAAGGGAGATAGCTTCGGGCCAGCATGGAGCACCGCATACAAGCTCGTAAAGCAAAGCAGCTGGAGCAACACAGGCGCAAGCTTATACACAGAAACCGAAAGCGAAAAGATCATCGCCTATCTACTTTTCCGATATTACGGCAAAAGCCTTTTTGACGGGAACAATCTTACCAAAGTAAAATTCACATTATACTTCTGGATAATGCTCCAAAAATTCGGCAATATACTTGCAAACGCCACCGGCGCCACACCGTCCGCTAAAATTTCAGCCATCAAGCTGCTCAGCAAGCAAACCGAATATTCCGAAGAAATTATGGACATTTTTGAACAGGAATTCATGGAAAATCCGGCTTTTTCAACACATATTTTTAAGAGGATCCTGAAGGAATAG
- a CDS encoding division/cell wall cluster transcriptional repressor MraZ, translated as MNFTSFIGQAQTAIDGKGRTSFPREFRRQLSASEGNEFVVTRGPDRTLRLFVLPEFEKFMADLDARSDRRQADLVRRGLCPTVVEMDGQNRILLPKILLEYAGLKDEVLYVQASGKTLELWNPERYNEKYGLQTNEAIDAFDAAFYGEGLTEGDNGR; from the coding sequence ATGAATTTCACTTCTTTCATAGGACAAGCCCAAACGGCGATCGATGGAAAGGGAAGAACCTCCTTCCCTAGGGAATTCCGTCGTCAGCTTTCGGCGTCCGAAGGGAATGAGTTCGTGGTCACCCGTGGCCCGGACCGCACCCTCCGGTTGTTTGTCCTACCTGAGTTTGAGAAATTCATGGCGGACTTGGATGCTAGGTCCGACCGCCGTCAAGCCGATTTAGTTCGGAGAGGCCTCTGCCCCACAGTCGTGGAGATGGATGGCCAGAATCGCATTTTACTCCCCAAGATTTTGCTGGAGTATGCCGGCCTTAAAGACGAAGTTCTTTATGTCCAGGCCAGCGGTAAAACTCTCGAATTATGGAATCCTGAACGTTACAACGAAAAGTATGGCTTACAAACAAATGAAGCTATCGACGCTTTCGATGCCGCGTTCTATGGTGAAGGCTTGACGGAGGGGGATAATGGCAGATAA